The following are encoded in a window of Flavobacteriales bacterium genomic DNA:
- a CDS encoding TAT-variant-translocated molybdopterin oxidoreductase: MTKQKKYWKGLAELANDPVVDKLKENEFVEDIPVDDFLGDDKNLSETSTSRRDFLKFLGFSTAAATLAACETPVIKSIPYVVKPEEITPGVANWYASTFYDGNDFANVLVKTREGRPIFIKANDLTSATPNARVISSVLSLYDSNRLKGAMKNGKPVTWSDADADITTRLSNVEGDVVVLTNTIISPTTQAIIDAFGKKYAAKHVQYDAISAQGMLDANKESFGQRVIPTYHLDKADVIVSFGADFLGSWLNTSFEKQYIANRNPKSGKMSRHFQIETNMSLSGSNADVRIPVKPSEKLNLLENLYDTLKGNSTANDKIKDIVEELSSAKGKSLVICDSNDKAVQIMVNAINDMLGNYGKTIDMGQPSLLKAGDDNAVAQLIKDMNDGKVGALIMSGVNPSYTLADAQSYNAGLKKVSLTISTALSMDETSTNVEYVCPDRHYLESWGDAKATPNQVAFTQPTIQPLFDSRQIQESLLVWSGDDTEYYTYLKNYWRSKVSWSSSLHDGIAELSSDTLSVSSFAANVKSVSIQAQGLELALYQSNSIGDGSQANNPWLQELPDPITRSCWDNYLTISATTARENGLSNWNISDGALNGDMVRLTVGDVVLENVPVLIQPGQAIGTLGLALGYGRTASGKVGNGVGVNAYPLVLNNSYTSSDVKIEKVEGEHGFASVQLHHTMMGRDLIKEATLVDYIADPKAGNPDLLFDTHKGKLFADEVSLWKEHDHETGHFWNLSIDLTSCIGCNACVVACHSENNVPVVGKEEVRKSRDMHWLRIDRYFSSDMTKEIAEEQGLGAVSKYKAMEVPSENPDVAFQPVMCQHCNHAPCETVCPVAATSHSAEGQNHMAYNRCVGTRYCANNCPYKVRRFNWFNYAENDAFDYNMNDDLGKMVLNPDVTVRIRGVMEKCSMCVQMIQKTKLDAKRDGRKVLDKDAQTACSTACPTNALVFGDVNDESSEVRQLKSDERRYFLLEALNTAPSVFYQTKIRNRKA; encoded by the coding sequence ATGACTAAGCAAAAAAAATACTGGAAGGGATTAGCGGAATTAGCTAACGACCCAGTTGTTGACAAACTAAAAGAGAATGAATTTGTTGAAGACATTCCTGTTGATGATTTCTTAGGAGACGACAAAAATTTGTCAGAAACAAGTACCTCAAGGAGGGACTTCTTAAAATTCTTGGGTTTTAGTACAGCCGCTGCTACACTTGCTGCTTGCGAAACACCAGTTATTAAGTCTATCCCTTACGTAGTAAAGCCAGAAGAGATTACTCCGGGTGTTGCCAATTGGTATGCTTCTACTTTTTATGATGGCAATGATTTTGCTAACGTACTTGTTAAAACTCGTGAAGGAAGACCAATTTTTATTAAAGCTAACGATTTAACATCAGCAACTCCTAATGCAAGGGTTATTTCTTCTGTTTTATCACTATACGATTCAAATCGCCTTAAAGGTGCGATGAAAAATGGAAAGCCAGTTACTTGGTCTGATGCTGATGCTGATATTACAACTAGGCTTTCAAATGTAGAAGGTGATGTTGTAGTATTAACGAATACAATTATTAGCCCAACAACACAGGCCATTATTGATGCATTTGGTAAAAAGTATGCCGCAAAGCACGTTCAATATGACGCTATTTCTGCTCAAGGAATGCTAGATGCAAACAAAGAATCTTTCGGTCAAAGAGTAATACCTACTTATCACTTAGATAAAGCTGATGTTATCGTATCCTTTGGTGCTGACTTCTTAGGAAGTTGGTTAAACACCTCTTTTGAAAAACAATACATAGCAAATAGAAATCCGAAATCAGGAAAAATGTCTCGTCATTTTCAGATTGAGACCAACATGTCATTATCGGGCTCTAATGCTGATGTAAGGATTCCAGTAAAGCCTTCTGAGAAGCTAAACTTACTAGAAAACTTATACGATACTTTAAAAGGAAATTCTACAGCAAACGATAAAATTAAAGATATCGTAGAGGAGTTATCTTCAGCCAAAGGAAAATCCTTAGTAATTTGTGATAGCAACGATAAAGCTGTTCAGATTATGGTTAACGCTATAAACGATATGCTCGGCAACTATGGTAAGACCATAGATATGGGGCAGCCATCCTTGTTGAAAGCTGGTGATGATAATGCTGTTGCTCAACTAATAAAAGATATGAATGACGGAAAGGTTGGTGCACTAATTATGAGTGGTGTCAATCCTTCATACACTTTAGCTGACGCACAATCCTATAATGCTGGTTTGAAAAAAGTTTCTTTAACTATTTCTACGGCATTAAGTATGGACGAAACATCTACTAATGTAGAATATGTATGTCCTGATCGCCATTATTTAGAAAGCTGGGGAGATGCCAAAGCAACACCAAATCAAGTGGCATTTACACAGCCTACTATACAGCCTTTATTTGACAGCCGTCAAATACAAGAGTCTTTACTTGTCTGGAGTGGTGACGATACAGAATACTACACCTATTTAAAAAATTATTGGAGAAGTAAGGTTTCTTGGTCTTCTTCTTTGCACGATGGAATTGCAGAACTTTCTTCAGATACACTATCAGTATCCTCTTTCGCAGCTAACGTCAAGTCTGTTTCAATACAAGCTCAAGGATTAGAATTAGCACTTTATCAATCTAATTCCATTGGTGATGGCTCACAAGCCAATAACCCTTGGTTACAAGAGTTGCCAGATCCTATTACAAGGTCATGTTGGGATAATTACCTCACTATTTCGGCGACTACTGCTCGTGAAAATGGTCTTTCTAATTGGAATATTTCTGATGGTGCTCTAAATGGTGATATGGTTAGACTTACAGTTGGTGATGTCGTATTAGAAAATGTTCCTGTACTTATTCAGCCAGGACAAGCGATAGGCACTCTTGGTTTAGCATTAGGTTATGGACGTACAGCATCAGGTAAAGTTGGTAATGGAGTAGGAGTAAATGCATACCCATTAGTTCTTAACAATAGCTACACTTCTTCCGATGTTAAAATTGAGAAAGTTGAAGGCGAACACGGTTTTGCTTCAGTTCAGTTACATCATACCATGATGGGTAGAGACCTAATTAAGGAAGCAACACTTGTAGACTATATTGCTGACCCTAAAGCTGGTAATCCTGATCTTTTGTTTGATACTCATAAAGGTAAATTGTTTGCTGATGAGGTGAGTTTATGGAAAGAACACGATCACGAAACTGGTCATTTTTGGAACTTATCTATTGATTTAACTTCTTGTATAGGTTGTAACGCTTGTGTTGTAGCTTGTCATTCTGAAAACAACGTTCCTGTTGTTGGTAAAGAAGAAGTAAGAAAAAGTAGAGATATGCACTGGTTACGTATTGATAGATACTTCTCTAGTGATATGACTAAAGAAATTGCTGAGGAGCAAGGTCTTGGAGCAGTGTCAAAATACAAAGCTATGGAGGTTCCATCAGAAAATCCTGATGTGGCATTCCAGCCTGTTATGTGTCAGCACTGTAATCACGCACCTTGTGAAACGGTTTGTCCAGTGGCAGCAACTTCTCATAGTGCAGAAGGACAAAACCATATGGCTTACAACCGTTGTGTAGGTACACGTTATTGTGCTAACAACTGTCCTTATAAAGTACGTCGTTTCAATTGGTTTAATTATGCTGAAAACGATGCCTTTGACTACAATATGAATGACGACTTAGGTAAAATGGTATTGAATCCTGATGTTACTGTTCGTATTCGCGGTGTAATGGAAAAATGTAGCATGTGTGTTCAGATGATTCAAAAAACTAAACTTGATGCTAAACGTGATGGCAGAAAGGTATTAGATAAAGATGCACAAACCGCTTGTTCAACAGCTTGTCCTACCAATGCTCTTGTATTTGGTGATGTCAACGATGAATCAAGTGAAGTTAGACAATTAAAATCAGATGAAAGAAGGTATTTCTTGCTTGAGGCATTGAATACTGCTCCATCTGTATTTTATCAAACTAAGATTAGAAATAGAAAAGCTTAA
- the nrfD gene encoding polysulfide reductase NrfD yields MQKESPIREPLILGNKSYHDITVDVAKPVLAKANKMWWIVFGISLVLFVWWILSVGYTIGTGIGVWGLNKTVGWAWDITNFVWWVGIGHAGTLISAVLLLFRQKWRLSINRSAEAMTIFAVVQAAMFPLIHMGRPWLGYYVFPIPNNFGSLWVNFNSPLLWDVFAISTYFSVSFVFWYVGLIPDFAMIRDKVNEKYWPLRKKIYSILSFGWSGRAKDWQRFEEVSLVLAGLATPLVFSVHSIVSFDFATSVIPGWHTTIFPPYFVAGAVFSGFAMVQTLLLVMRKVVGLEAYITIKHVEYMNIVIMLTGNLVGIAYLTELFMAWYSGVEFEQYAFLNRATGPYWWAYWSMMTCNVISPQLMWFKKLRTNIVFTFILALFVNIGMWFERFVIIVTSIHRDYLPSSWSMFSPTFVDIGIFVGSIGFFFVLFLLYSRTFPVIAQAELKTIVKSSSEQYKK; encoded by the coding sequence ATGCAAAAAGAAAGCCCAATAAGAGAGCCACTAATTCTCGGTAACAAAAGCTACCACGATATTACCGTGGATGTAGCAAAACCAGTATTAGCCAAAGCCAACAAAATGTGGTGGATAGTATTTGGTATCTCATTAGTATTATTTGTTTGGTGGATTTTATCCGTAGGATATACCATAGGAACAGGAATTGGTGTTTGGGGATTGAACAAAACGGTCGGATGGGCCTGGGATATTACCAATTTCGTATGGTGGGTAGGTATTGGTCACGCTGGTACCTTAATCTCAGCAGTATTACTATTGTTCAGACAAAAATGGAGATTATCCATTAACCGTTCTGCAGAAGCCATGACCATTTTTGCCGTTGTTCAGGCAGCGATGTTCCCTCTTATTCACATGGGGCGTCCTTGGTTAGGGTATTATGTATTCCCAATTCCTAACAACTTTGGTTCGTTATGGGTTAACTTTAACTCACCATTATTGTGGGATGTATTTGCGATATCAACTTATTTTTCTGTATCCTTTGTATTTTGGTATGTAGGTCTTATTCCAGATTTTGCTATGATTAGAGATAAGGTTAATGAGAAATATTGGCCTTTACGTAAAAAGATATATAGTATACTATCATTTGGTTGGAGTGGTAGAGCTAAGGATTGGCAACGTTTTGAAGAAGTTTCACTTGTTCTGGCTGGACTAGCTACACCTTTAGTTTTCTCGGTACACTCTATTGTATCTTTTGACTTTGCTACTTCTGTAATACCAGGTTGGCACACTACTATTTTTCCACCATACTTCGTTGCAGGAGCGGTATTCTCGGGCTTTGCTATGGTACAAACCTTATTATTAGTTATGCGTAAGGTAGTAGGTTTAGAAGCTTATATTACCATCAAGCATGTTGAGTATATGAATATCGTTATTATGCTAACGGGTAACCTTGTTGGTATAGCCTATCTTACTGAGTTGTTTATGGCGTGGTATTCAGGCGTTGAGTTTGAGCAGTATGCATTCCTTAACAGAGCGACAGGACCATACTGGTGGGCTTATTGGAGTATGATGACCTGTAACGTTATATCACCACAGTTGATGTGGTTCAAAAAATTAAGAACAAACATTGTGTTTACATTCATATTAGCTTTATTCGTGAATATTGGAATGTGGTTTGAGCGTTTTGTAATTATCGTGACATCTATTCACCGTGATTACTTACCATCGAGCTGGAGTATGTTCTCTCCAACCTTTGTTGATATAGGTATTTTTGTGGGGTCTATTGGTTTCTTCTTTGTACTATTCTTATTGTACTCAAGAACGTTCCCAGTAATAGCACAAGCAGAATTAAAAACGATTGTTAAATCTTCTAGCGAACAATATAAAAAGTAA
- a CDS encoding DUF3341 domain-containing protein, with protein MSKKVIYGIFDDEEVLLNSVKEVRSKDISIKEVYSPFPIHGLDHALGLERTRLAIAAFIYGAIGCALAIWMTYYIMILDWPQNIGGKPSFAYYLNMPAFVPIIFEMTVLFSAHLMVITYLFKCKLFPGQESASPDPRTTDDKFLMEIESDDDKTISTLLKKTGATEINVKEIA; from the coding sequence ATGAGTAAAAAAGTCATTTACGGAATATTTGATGATGAGGAGGTACTACTTAACAGTGTTAAGGAAGTCCGTTCAAAAGATATTTCTATTAAAGAAGTGTATTCTCCATTTCCTATTCATGGTTTGGACCATGCCTTAGGTTTGGAAAGAACACGTTTGGCAATTGCAGCCTTTATTTATGGAGCCATTGGTTGTGCCTTAGCAATATGGATGACCTATTATATAATGATACTAGATTGGCCACAAAACATAGGGGGTAAACCAAGTTTTGCTTATTATCTGAATATGCCTGCTTTTGTACCTATTATATTTGAGATGACTGTATTATTTTCAGCTCACCTTATGGTAATAACTTACCTATTCAAATGTAAACTATTCCCTGGTCAGGAGTCTGCTAGTCCAGACCCAAGAACAACTGACGATAAGTTTCTTATGGAAATAGAGTCCGATGATGATAAGACAATTAGCACACTTTTGAAAAAGACGGGTGCTACTGAAATTAACGTTAAAGAAATTGCCTAA
- a CDS encoding cytochrome c, giving the protein MKKVYSNILLIAIPFLVLSLLSSCSNNEVGKPGYEFMPDMYRSPSLEIYSSNTFFKDSLNARPSVEGTMPRGFVAFDYDNTLEDYLLAGKELENPFENTEDNVEKGKQLYQMFCAHCHGKNGDGKGSITHPVYGAIPSYADDVMIRRTGENMNDLNAGHIYHAIYYGLNAMGPHNTQINDTERWLITMYVQELQKGN; this is encoded by the coding sequence ATGAAAAAAGTTTATAGTAATATCCTTCTAATAGCGATACCATTTTTAGTCTTATCGTTATTGTCTTCTTGTTCGAACAACGAAGTTGGCAAACCGGGTTATGAGTTTATGCCTGATATGTACCGTTCACCGTCCTTGGAAATTTATTCTTCGAATACATTTTTTAAAGATAGTTTGAATGCACGTCCGTCTGTTGAAGGAACTATGCCTAGAGGTTTTGTCGCATTCGATTATGATAATACTTTGGAAGATTATCTTTTAGCAGGTAAAGAGCTAGAAAATCCTTTTGAAAATACGGAAGATAATGTTGAAAAAGGAAAACAGCTTTATCAAATGTTTTGCGCACACTGTCATGGAAAAAATGGCGATGGTAAAGGAAGTATAACGCACCCTGTTTATGGAGCTATTCCTTCCTACGCTGATGATGTAATGATTCGTAGAACGGGTGAGAATATGAATGATTTAAATGCTGGTCATATTTATCACGCTATCTATTATGGGCTGAATGCAATGGGTCCTCACAATACACAAATAAATGATACGGAACGTTGGTTGATAACAATGTACGTTCAAGAATTACAAAAAGGAAACTAA
- a CDS encoding quinol:cytochrome C oxidoreductase: MAIGLVAIVFGFINDAHRAWPSLMVNNYFFLAISAFAIFFIALQYVSEAAWAIPFKRIAEGITSYFLVGGIIMLLIIVAGKLHWNHIWHWMADGIMDPNDEHYDPIIAGKEGYLNFPFFFIRAAAYIFGWWYAAKRLIALSRQEDTEGGLSSYKRSITLSAIFIVFFGYTSSMMAWDWIMSIDTHWFSTLFGWFVFSSMGVTGFTMIAMVAIVLKRKGYLEYVNENHIHDLGKWIFAFSILWTYMWFSQFMLIWYSNIPEEVTYYMARWDNYNALFWITSVINFIFPLLILMSRDSKRNFGYIMTIGVIVLIGHWCNVFLMIEPGVMKDHWHIGFTEIGMFAGFLGLFLFIVNKALTKAPLFVKNHPFADESIHHHI; this comes from the coding sequence ATGGCAATAGGATTAGTCGCTATTGTATTCGGATTTATTAATGATGCACACCGTGCATGGCCGAGTTTGATGGTTAATAATTACTTTTTCTTAGCCATATCGGCATTTGCTATATTTTTTATAGCACTTCAGTACGTTTCTGAGGCAGCATGGGCTATTCCTTTCAAGCGAATAGCGGAGGGTATTACTTCTTACTTCTTAGTTGGAGGTATTATTATGTTACTCATAATTGTAGCAGGAAAATTACATTGGAATCACATTTGGCACTGGATGGCTGATGGTATTATGGATCCTAATGATGAGCATTATGACCCTATAATTGCAGGTAAAGAAGGGTATTTAAATTTCCCATTTTTCTTTATTCGTGCAGCCGCTTACATCTTTGGTTGGTGGTATGCTGCCAAACGTTTAATTGCACTTTCAAGACAAGAAGATACAGAAGGTGGACTAAGTAGCTATAAGAGAAGTATAACCCTATCAGCCATCTTTATTGTATTCTTTGGCTATACATCTTCTATGATGGCATGGGACTGGATTATGTCTATAGACACTCACTGGTTCAGTACCTTATTTGGTTGGTTTGTATTTTCTTCAATGGGAGTTACAGGCTTTACTATGATTGCTATGGTTGCCATTGTATTAAAGCGTAAAGGCTATTTGGAGTATGTCAATGAAAACCACATTCACGATTTAGGTAAATGGATTTTTGCATTCAGTATTCTATGGACTTATATGTGGTTCTCACAATTTATGCTAATCTGGTATTCAAATATTCCTGAAGAAGTGACCTACTATATGGCACGTTGGGACAACTACAATGCTCTATTTTGGATAACTTCTGTGATTAATTTCATCTTCCCATTACTTATTCTGATGAGTAGAGATAGTAAGAGAAACTTCGGTTACATTATGACTATTGGTGTTATTGTTTTAATTGGTCATTGGTGTAACGTATTTTTAATGATAGAACCAGGAGTAATGAAAGATCATTGGCACATAGGCTTTACTGAAATAGGCATGTTTGCAGGATTCTTAGGGTTGTTTTTGTTTATCGTAAATAAAGCATTGACAAAAGCCCCACTATTTGTTAAGAATCACCCATTTGCTGATGAAAGTATACATCACCACATTTAA
- a CDS encoding cytochrome c oxidase subunit II — translation MTTFLNFLIIVLTIIGIVQIVRIIEIAAKLKGPQDKITTDQDNRYNALAMLIVGLGFTAFVAYSFKLWGHLILPDPVSVHGAGIKMLWDTTMILILVTFFITQTLLFVFAYKYRGKEGNTALFQTHNNKLELLWTSVPAFVLTGLILFGLSTWNNTMVPDTTNAKVMEVYAQQFNWTARYAGDDNQLGKAHYTLIGGINTLGVDERDSLSHDDVVVREIHLVKDQQVLMKFRSQDVIHSAYLPHFNVQMNCVPGMSTQFAFTPTKTTKEMREDPEMIERMKFINEARAKKGEEAVEFDYVLLCNKICGSAHYNMQIKVIVETQEEFDAWMAEQDTFKTLVSAQ, via the coding sequence ATGACTACTTTTTTAAATTTCTTAATCATAGTCTTGACCATAATAGGAATCGTACAGATAGTACGTATCATTGAAATTGCGGCTAAATTAAAAGGGCCTCAAGACAAGATTACGACTGATCAAGATAATCGTTACAATGCCCTCGCAATGTTAATTGTCGGTTTAGGCTTCACAGCTTTTGTGGCTTATTCTTTCAAACTATGGGGACATTTAATTCTCCCAGACCCAGTAAGTGTACATGGTGCTGGAATAAAAATGTTATGGGATACAACCATGATATTGATACTTGTGACTTTCTTCATTACACAAACATTATTATTCGTTTTTGCATACAAATACAGAGGGAAAGAAGGTAATACGGCTCTATTCCAAACACACAACAATAAGTTAGAATTGCTATGGACTTCTGTTCCTGCATTTGTTTTAACAGGTCTAATTTTATTTGGGTTGAGTACTTGGAACAACACTATGGTGCCAGACACTACCAATGCCAAAGTAATGGAAGTTTACGCTCAGCAATTCAATTGGACGGCTCGTTATGCTGGTGATGACAATCAGTTAGGAAAAGCACATTACACACTTATCGGTGGTATAAACACTTTAGGGGTTGATGAAAGAGACTCTTTATCGCACGACGATGTAGTCGTGAGAGAAATACACTTGGTTAAAGACCAACAGGTATTAATGAAATTTAGGTCACAAGACGTTATTCACTCGGCTTATTTACCACACTTCAACGTACAAATGAATTGTGTACCAGGTATGAGCACTCAATTTGCATTCACGCCAACAAAAACAACCAAAGAAATGCGTGAAGACCCTGAGATGATTGAAAGAATGAAATTCATCAACGAGGCACGAGCTAAAAAAGGGGAGGAAGCTGTAGAGTTTGATTACGTCCTTCTTTGTAATAAAATATGTGGTTCTGCCCACTATAACATGCAGATAAAAGTGATTGTAGAAACCCAAGAAGAATTTGATGCTTGGATGGCAGAGCAAGACACCTTTAAAACTTTAGTAAGCGCACAATAA
- a CDS encoding cbb3-type cytochrome c oxidase subunit I, which yields MSDHNEHHHHEETFISKYVFSTDHKMIAKQFLITAMVMGVIAILMSVFFRMQLAWPAEGYPILETFLGKWAPDGVMDPNIYLALVTIHGTIMVFFVLTGGLSGTFFNLLIPLQIGARDMASGFLNMLSYWFFFVSSVVMVISLFVTSGPAAAGWTIYPPLSALPQAMPGSGLGMTLWLVSMSLFIVSALLGGLNYIVTILNLRTKGMSMTRMPLTMWAFLVTAILGVLSFPVLLSAALLLIFDRGFGTAFYLSDIMIQGEMLTQTGGSPILFQHLFWFLGHPEVYIVLLPALGITSEVVSTNSRKPIFGYRAMVGSILAIGFLSFIVWGHHMFMTGMNPFLGSVFTFTTLLIAIPSAVKVFNYLTTLWKGNIQFTPAMLFSIGLVSTFISGGLTGLILGDSALDINVHDTYFVVAHFHIVMGLSAIFGMFAGIYHWFPKMYGKMMNKNLGYVHFWLTFISAYGVFYPMHFIGLAGVPRRYYSNTAFPMFDGLVEINELVTVFAILGAVAQIFFFFNFFYSIFRGKDAPQNPWRSNTLEWTTPTHDRIHGNWPGEIPSVHRWAYDYSKPGADEDFISQVVPLKDGEEEH from the coding sequence ATGTCAGATCATAACGAACACCACCACCACGAAGAAACATTCATTTCCAAGTACGTTTTCAGTACTGACCATAAGATGATTGCTAAGCAATTCCTTATTACGGCTATGGTAATGGGTGTCATTGCTATATTGATGTCCGTATTTTTCAGAATGCAGTTAGCATGGCCTGCTGAAGGCTACCCTATACTAGAAACATTTTTAGGTAAATGGGCACCTGACGGTGTAATGGACCCCAATATTTACTTAGCCTTAGTAACTATTCATGGTACCATAATGGTATTCTTTGTGCTTACAGGGGGGCTTAGTGGTACGTTCTTTAATTTACTTATTCCTCTACAGATTGGAGCGAGAGATATGGCATCAGGATTTTTGAATATGTTGTCCTATTGGTTCTTCTTTGTATCATCTGTAGTGATGGTCATATCTTTATTTGTCACCTCTGGACCTGCCGCTGCTGGTTGGACTATATATCCGCCGCTTAGTGCTTTGCCACAAGCTATGCCGGGTTCTGGATTGGGTATGACACTATGGTTAGTTAGTATGTCTTTATTTATTGTTTCAGCACTACTTGGTGGTCTGAACTATATTGTAACCATTCTAAACCTTCGAACAAAAGGTATGTCTATGACGCGTATGCCTTTAACAATGTGGGCATTTTTAGTAACAGCTATTTTAGGGGTATTATCTTTTCCAGTTTTACTTTCAGCGGCTCTACTCTTGATATTCGATAGAGGTTTTGGAACAGCCTTTTACCTTTCTGATATTATGATACAAGGTGAGATGCTAACGCAAACAGGAGGTTCGCCCATTTTATTCCAACACCTATTTTGGTTCTTAGGACACCCTGAAGTTTACATTGTATTATTACCAGCTTTAGGTATTACTTCGGAAGTAGTATCAACAAATTCTCGTAAACCCATCTTCGGTTATAGAGCTATGGTAGGTTCAATATTAGCCATTGGATTTTTATCCTTTATTGTATGGGGACACCACATGTTTATGACGGGTATGAACCCATTCTTAGGTTCTGTATTTACTTTTACGACCTTACTAATTGCTATTCCTTCGGCAGTAAAAGTATTTAACTACTTAACTACTTTATGGAAAGGAAATATACAATTTACACCAGCCATGTTATTCTCTATTGGTTTAGTATCTACCTTTATTTCGGGTGGTTTAACGGGACTTATCTTAGGAGATAGTGCTTTGGATATCAATGTACACGACACCTACTTTGTAGTAGCTCACTTCCATATTGTAATGGGGCTATCTGCTATCTTTGGTATGTTTGCAGGTATCTACCATTGGTTCCCTAAGATGTATGGTAAGATGATGAATAAGAATTTAGGCTATGTACACTTCTGGCTAACCTTCATTTCAGCTTATGGGGTATTCTATCCTATGCACTTTATTGGATTGGCAGGTGTACCAAGACGTTATTATTCCAACACCGCTTTCCCAATGTTTGATGGCTTAGTTGAGATTAACGAATTAGTAACGGTATTTGCTATTTTGGGTGCGGTGGCACAAATCTTTTTCTTCTTCAATTTCTTCTACAGTATATTCAGAGGAAAAGATGCCCCACAAAACCCTTGGCGTTCTAACACTTTAGAATGGACCACACCTACACACGATAGAATACACGGTAATTGGCCAGGCGAAATACCAAGCGTACACCGTTGGGCATACGATTACAGTAAGCCCGGTGCTGATGAAGATTTTATTTCTCAGGTAGTACCACTCAAAGATGGCGAAGAAGAACATTAA
- a CDS encoding OmpA family protein: MKTLTRLIFLILVFGIFSISADALNAFSHSIIFDEHKSTLNAHDCLTFRKYLDSVCHTNVVVRIEVLGYCNDGEYQNFFLNLTKKRSKFITKELKSFFKNQPLKSIHFCVHSSEDSSPPNEKDVLMEKSRRIDIVFSINTNPHRNISKGDKFILNGILFEGGKDLLLEESMPTLKTLYQELVKHPQLVIQIQGHIYDADFSWSEEKQNETLSARRAKRIYDYLIFKGVNPNRLSYIGLENQFPLHKGAKYDRRVEIEIINI; the protein is encoded by the coding sequence ATGAAAACCTTAACAAGACTCATCTTTTTAATACTTGTTTTTGGCATTTTTAGCATCTCAGCCGATGCTTTAAATGCTTTTAGTCACAGTATCATTTTTGACGAGCATAAAAGCACCTTAAATGCACACGATTGCTTAACCTTTCGTAAATATTTAGATAGCGTATGCCACACCAATGTGGTGGTTCGCATAGAAGTTCTGGGCTATTGCAACGATGGCGAATACCAGAACTTCTTCTTAAACCTAACCAAGAAACGCTCTAAGTTTATCACCAAAGAGTTAAAATCTTTTTTCAAAAATCAACCCTTGAAAAGTATCCATTTTTGTGTCCATTCTTCAGAAGATTCAAGTCCACCCAATGAAAAGGATGTCTTGATGGAAAAAAGCAGAAGAATAGATATTGTGTTTAGTATTAACACCAATCCCCACAGAAATATAAGTAAAGGCGATAAGTTTATATTGAATGGAATATTGTTTGAAGGCGGAAAAGACCTATTGTTAGAAGAGTCCATGCCAACGCTCAAAACCTTATATCAAGAGCTAGTAAAACACCCCCAATTGGTGATTCAGATACAAGGACATATCTATGACGCAGACTTTAGCTGGTCAGAAGAAAAGCAGAATGAAACACTTTCTGCTCGCCGTGCCAAGCGTATTTACGACTACCTCATATTCAAAGGTGTCAATCCTAATCGACTATCTTATATTGGTCTAGAAAACCAATTCCCTTTGCACAAGGGAGCCAAATACGATAGGCGAGTAGAAATAGAAATTATAAATATCTAA